One part of the Bacteroidia bacterium genome encodes these proteins:
- a CDS encoding phosphatidate cytidylyltransferase, with protein MNKELGLRIITGLIGAGVIVSGMVYTYYAVWVVFAVIAMFGLWEILGIMDIKKKRYRWTSIVFGLLIWSTYLLDLVMFDVGLGELPTESAFRLSILIFPILAIVTLFDKNTKAPFESLSIILLSFIYCFLPLVLLYKISIPELPSDYRFALPLGILFLTWFLDSFAYFGGRLFGKHPLFPRISPKKTWEGALTGAAFCMGLGLALSMYTDPANYNWIVIAAIISVFSQLGDLVESMFKRARQIKDSGKLLPGHGGMLDRFDGIYLSVPFIYLYFSFL; from the coding sequence ATGAATAAAGAACTAGGACTACGAATTATAACGGGATTGATCGGAGCAGGCGTGATCGTATCGGGAATGGTTTACACCTATTACGCTGTCTGGGTCGTATTCGCAGTGATTGCCATGTTTGGCCTCTGGGAAATCCTGGGGATCATGGATATCAAAAAGAAACGCTACAGATGGACCAGCATAGTGTTTGGGCTACTTATCTGGTCAACCTATCTCCTGGATTTGGTAATGTTTGATGTAGGATTAGGCGAATTACCCACAGAGTCTGCATTTAGGCTTTCTATCCTGATCTTTCCGATTCTCGCCATAGTCACTTTGTTTGATAAAAATACAAAAGCTCCTTTTGAAAGTCTGAGTATTATTCTCCTGAGTTTCATCTACTGCTTTCTTCCCCTTGTCCTTTTGTATAAAATTTCCATCCCTGAATTACCAAGTGACTATAGGTTTGCACTCCCCCTTGGCATCCTCTTTCTGACCTGGTTTCTTGATAGCTTTGCCTATTTTGGTGGAAGGCTTTTTGGAAAACATCCACTCTTCCCTCGTATAAGTCCCAAAAAGACCTGGGAAGGAGCGCTCACAGGAGCTGCATTCTGCATGGGCCTGGGCCTGGCTCTGTCCATGTATACTGATCCAGCCAACTATAACTGGATTGTAATAGCCGCCATCATTTCTGTATTTAGTCAGTTGGGCGATTTGGTCGAATCCATGTTTAAAAGAGCTCGCCAAATCAAAGACTCTGGAAAGCTGCTCCCCGGTCATGGTGGGATGCTTGACAGATTTGACGGAATTTACCTCTCAGTACCGTTTATATATTTGTATTTTTCCTTCCTGTAG
- a CDS encoding Ig-like domain-containing protein — MKTFIQTYRSLLAVFLLCYLPISPLSAQMDYEEPEEVVEEIEEKKVPRIRGASPENGAQNLIRNALVSARMELLDNYQGVDAKSVSAESIRLYPASNPEEQVDVYITINNGLKNILLEPLKVLKPNTEYIFEINSKLMDLEGIPFKPYKSRFKTGTIKLPKHISKNKPKIRVIPAKKRIKLNPLPEGYLLKKKKPAETKPKPVAEPLLAENEGAKEEKKAEAAKPITKKEKRDAAVAAKLAAYNAAREAKKGGKKEAEPVPVAVAETASSKSTDKVAEAKTEDKAIAKATEQQVVKTETVKAPIVQATTPEKKEEKLEIAEAKKEEVAPVKEHKPLVANIEYPAKAVRLNMPLAVNFTMPEQIEIRYMIKNGKGDIVKKGVGKVAAGTSRKTIPTKNLPPGKYKIAIKAGDLIQNHIFTIRK; from the coding sequence GTGAAAACATTCATCCAAACGTATCGCTCCCTCCTGGCTGTATTCTTATTATGTTATCTACCTATATCTCCCCTTTCCGCTCAGATGGATTATGAAGAGCCGGAAGAGGTGGTAGAGGAAATTGAGGAGAAAAAAGTACCGCGAATCAGAGGAGCCTCTCCTGAGAATGGCGCTCAAAATCTGATTCGCAATGCTTTGGTTTCCGCTCGTATGGAACTCCTTGATAATTACCAGGGAGTGGATGCTAAATCAGTATCTGCAGAAAGTATTCGCCTGTATCCTGCCAGCAATCCGGAAGAACAGGTAGATGTCTATATAACCATCAATAATGGTCTCAAAAACATTTTGCTGGAACCTCTCAAAGTATTGAAACCCAATACTGAATACATCTTTGAGATTAATTCGAAGCTGATGGATCTGGAAGGGATTCCTTTTAAGCCCTATAAAAGTCGATTTAAAACCGGGACCATCAAATTGCCCAAACATATCAGCAAGAATAAACCCAAAATTCGGGTGATCCCTGCCAAAAAGCGGATCAAATTGAATCCATTGCCAGAGGGATATTTACTCAAAAAGAAAAAGCCTGCGGAGACAAAACCGAAGCCGGTGGCTGAACCGCTGCTCGCTGAAAATGAGGGGGCTAAAGAAGAAAAGAAGGCTGAAGCAGCTAAGCCTATAACGAAAAAGGAAAAGAGAGATGCAGCAGTAGCCGCCAAACTTGCTGCTTATAATGCAGCCCGGGAAGCCAAAAAAGGAGGAAAGAAAGAAGCGGAGCCTGTACCAGTTGCTGTTGCAGAAACAGCTTCAAGCAAGAGCACCGATAAAGTAGCAGAGGCCAAAACAGAAGATAAAGCCATTGCTAAGGCGACAGAGCAGCAAGTGGTGAAGACAGAAACGGTAAAGGCTCCAATCGTTCAGGCTACAACTCCTGAAAAGAAAGAAGAAAAGCTAGAAATAGCCGAAGCTAAAAAGGAAGAAGTCGCCCCTGTCAAAGAGCATAAACCTTTGGTTGCGAATATAGAATATCCTGCCAAGGCGGTTCGTCTAAATATGCCTTTGGCGGTTAACTTTACTATGCCCGAACAAATAGAGATCCGATATATGATCAAAAATGGAAAAGGCGATATCGTAAAAAAGGGAGTAGGCAAAGTGGCTGCAGGTACTTCTAGGAAGACGATTCCTACCAAAAATCTTCCGCCCGGAAAGTACAAAATCGCAATAAAGGCGGGAGATTTAATACAAAATCATATTTTCACGATCCGTAAATAA
- a CDS encoding Glu/Leu/Phe/Val dehydrogenase, translated as MAKIKEKVSHQEKPSAYESLITRFEEAADIINLDQRFRDIIRVAERVVNVNLPVKLDDGTTRVFEGFRVVHSTVMGPSKGGIRYAPFVDLDEVKALAGWMTFKCALVGLPYGGAKGGITLNPKVRSMDELERITRAYTRSLKDVFGEDSDIPAPDMGTSYREMAWIFHEYSRIYGYTPGVVTGKPLHLGGSKGRVPATGWGVMLSALLAIEKLGWKKEECTCAIQGFGNVGSWAAKLLSDEGLTIVAISDHTGGYHNEKGIDIRDAIEYVKDNGTLKGYKNATQITNDELLALKVDVLSPSAIENVITEDNAHTIQAPLIVEGANGPVSADADSILDEKGILIIPDILANAGGVTVSYFEWVQNRRGHYYSEQEIQDKTRPILTEAFERVYETHLKYKCSMRIAAYIVAIKRLSTGIDLEGNF; from the coding sequence ATGGCAAAAATAAAGGAAAAAGTTTCCCATCAAGAGAAACCTTCTGCCTATGAATCGCTTATCACCCGATTCGAAGAAGCCGCTGATATCATCAATCTGGATCAGCGTTTCAGAGATATTATTCGCGTGGCCGAGCGTGTCGTTAATGTAAATCTACCCGTAAAGCTTGATGATGGTACCACACGTGTTTTCGAAGGATTCCGTGTTGTACATTCTACCGTAATGGGGCCATCAAAAGGAGGGATTCGCTATGCGCCCTTCGTGGACCTGGATGAGGTAAAGGCTCTTGCCGGCTGGATGACGTTCAAGTGTGCACTCGTAGGTCTGCCCTATGGAGGTGCCAAAGGGGGAATCACCCTGAACCCAAAAGTTAGAAGTATGGATGAGTTGGAGCGGATTACCCGTGCCTATACTCGTTCGCTTAAAGATGTATTTGGAGAAGACTCTGATATTCCGGCTCCTGATATGGGAACCAGTTATCGCGAGATGGCTTGGATCTTCCATGAATATTCCCGGATCTATGGATATACGCCTGGAGTAGTTACCGGGAAGCCTTTACACCTCGGAGGTTCCAAAGGTCGTGTTCCTGCTACTGGCTGGGGAGTTATGCTTTCTGCCCTTCTCGCCATTGAGAAACTGGGTTGGAAGAAAGAAGAGTGTACCTGCGCTATCCAGGGATTTGGTAATGTGGGAAGCTGGGCGGCCAAATTGCTCTCGGACGAAGGCCTGACCATTGTTGCCATCAGTGATCATACCGGTGGTTATCACAATGAGAAAGGAATCGATATCAGAGACGCCATTGAGTATGTGAAAGATAACGGAACCTTAAAAGGGTATAAAAACGCTACTCAAATCACAAATGATGAGTTACTGGCCCTGAAAGTTGATGTACTTTCTCCTTCAGCCATCGAAAATGTGATTACTGAAGACAATGCCCATACTATTCAGGCTCCTCTGATTGTGGAAGGTGCAAATGGTCCGGTATCTGCAGATGCTGACTCCATCCTGGATGAAAAAGGCATCCTGATCATTCCCGATATCCTGGCAAATGCCGGTGGGGTAACTGTATCCTATTTCGAATGGGTGCAGAATAGAAGGGGACATTATTACTCAGAACAGGAAATTCAGGACAAAACCCGTCCAATCCTGACAGAAGCTTTTGAGCGTGTATATGAGACTCACCTTAAATACAAGTGCTCTATGAGAATCGCCGCCTATATCGTTGCGATCAAGCGTTTGTCTACAGGAATCGACCTCGAAGGTAATTTCTAA
- a CDS encoding PKD domain-containing protein yields MRKTFCKEIFILFLASISFFGLSAQVSYLATYHPQAGNPGNLNTESDQSDSDWETILEAGISQNQWSSSLSIPFSFKYYGRSVEDLKVSGNGLLSFLSNPTLPQGDNVSLPSASLPDSTIAVFWEKFTSQAPTGSNDVVQTKVFGTAPNRQFWVRWTSYEWGNSNFQFVAAVLSEGSHDIYLVDMYGNQFGDPVSTTVGLQGSSSFAVSYGEANTALNGISPSHLDNSYYKFETYDIEPYDMNVKELLSPKTEGCGRNNEIVSVRFSNVGLLTATGIQAKYSIDGGPFTTAESIPQNLEPGQEYDFTFEQRADISETGSHTLTVVVEVAGDGNSANDSLEALLHSSLSISSFPYQENFEQGDGGWSIGGENPSWELAYPNATVMQGAASGVKAWVTNPDGVYNNLEKSYVSSPCFDLSNAHPDMHIAMKVWWETEYSWDGAVLQATYDGGENWINVGGMNSNPHWFNDNTIGALPGNSPIGWTGTSAGGTGSGGWVPVQHPLGPQLIGKNQVRFRIAFASDNAGFNEGFAFDDVMLDVPPQVDLGADRFFCEGEKLEVSFEDNILWSNGSDENEILLSNTSGSAIIDSMLIVNITGANGLIGRDTIFVSMMPQMQFAFVNQEDIDCANEASGFIGLEIGGGASPLSYEWSNGSQESFVGGLEAGEYEVEITDLNGCKIDSSFTIESLNPELGLEYSTSHAACDGTPIGSINLNAFGGVGGYSYSWNIGGEGSMRENLEAGSYIVTTQDQLGCSREDTILVEQAGDLSVSVAQLQKPACSEDVNGFISLDIEGGSGTYNIFWDHGDTTQNIDQLGPGLYTGYVLDTDGCNKLLPEILLEAETADPEADFDYSISGSTIGFTELSEHATSYLWDFGDGTAKSSEANPAHFYMNNGTYTITLIVSNTCSSDTITKEVSMQTVGLDEEFAENIEVYPNPFENKIQIDFDEPSIEAFEIQVLNLQGKVLEQLAGQRGSHQLEVDFGSDLPAGMYFLRLVGSKGQSLFRIIKQ; encoded by the coding sequence ATGAGAAAAACATTCTGTAAAGAAATCTTTATCCTGTTTTTGGCTTCTATTAGTTTCTTTGGGCTATCTGCTCAGGTTTCTTATTTAGCGACTTACCATCCACAGGCAGGAAACCCTGGCAACTTGAACACCGAATCAGATCAATCGGATTCAGATTGGGAAACGATCCTCGAAGCAGGTATTTCTCAAAATCAGTGGTCCTCCAGTCTTTCTATTCCTTTTTCATTTAAATACTATGGTCGCTCTGTAGAAGACTTGAAGGTCAGTGGAAATGGCTTATTGAGTTTCCTCTCAAATCCCACTTTGCCTCAGGGTGATAATGTAAGCTTGCCCAGCGCTAGTTTACCAGATAGTACTATAGCCGTTTTCTGGGAAAAATTTACAAGCCAGGCTCCCACGGGAAGCAATGATGTAGTACAGACCAAGGTTTTTGGAACAGCTCCCAATCGCCAATTTTGGGTGAGATGGACTTCCTATGAATGGGGAAATTCTAATTTCCAGTTCGTTGCAGCTGTGCTCTCTGAAGGCAGTCATGACATCTACCTGGTAGATATGTATGGAAACCAATTTGGAGATCCTGTAAGTACGACAGTGGGACTTCAGGGAAGTTCTAGCTTTGCCGTTTCCTATGGAGAAGCCAATACCGCTCTCAATGGAATCTCGCCCAGCCATCTGGATAATAGTTACTACAAATTTGAGACCTATGACATTGAGCCTTATGATATGAATGTGAAAGAATTGCTTTCCCCGAAAACAGAAGGCTGTGGAAGAAATAATGAGATCGTAAGTGTAAGATTTAGCAATGTAGGTTTATTAACTGCGACAGGTATTCAGGCGAAATACTCCATTGACGGAGGCCCATTTACTACCGCAGAATCAATTCCTCAAAATCTCGAGCCCGGACAAGAATATGATTTTACCTTTGAACAAAGAGCCGATATATCAGAAACCGGCAGCCATACCCTTACCGTAGTTGTTGAGGTAGCGGGAGATGGAAATTCTGCTAATGACAGTTTGGAGGCTTTATTGCACTCAAGCTTGAGCATTTCTTCCTTCCCTTATCAGGAAAATTTCGAACAGGGAGATGGAGGATGGAGTATAGGTGGAGAAAATCCCAGTTGGGAACTTGCCTACCCTAATGCAACCGTTATGCAAGGAGCAGCATCCGGGGTTAAAGCCTGGGTTACCAATCCTGATGGTGTATATAATAATCTCGAAAAGTCTTATGTAAGTAGTCCTTGTTTTGATTTGAGTAATGCGCATCCGGATATGCATATCGCCATGAAAGTCTGGTGGGAAACAGAATATAGTTGGGATGGAGCGGTTTTGCAGGCTACTTATGACGGAGGAGAAAACTGGATCAATGTTGGAGGAATGAATAGTAATCCTCATTGGTTCAATGACAATACGATCGGTGCTTTGCCGGGAAACTCTCCGATTGGATGGACAGGAACAAGTGCAGGAGGTACAGGTTCCGGAGGCTGGGTTCCTGTTCAACATCCCTTAGGACCTCAATTGATTGGGAAAAATCAGGTACGTTTCAGAATCGCTTTTGCTTCTGATAATGCAGGCTTCAATGAAGGATTTGCTTTCGATGATGTCATGCTGGATGTTCCCCCACAAGTAGATTTGGGAGCAGATCGTTTCTTCTGTGAAGGAGAGAAACTGGAAGTGTCTTTCGAAGACAATATCCTCTGGTCCAATGGTTCAGACGAAAATGAAATTCTTCTCAGCAATACCAGTGGTTCAGCTATTATTGATAGTATGTTGATTGTAAATATCACCGGAGCAAATGGACTGATAGGCAGAGATACCATCTTTGTTTCCATGATGCCTCAGATGCAGTTCGCTTTTGTAAATCAGGAAGATATTGATTGTGCCAATGAAGCCAGTGGGTTCATTGGACTGGAAATAGGAGGCGGAGCTTCACCCTTGAGTTACGAATGGAGCAATGGATCGCAGGAGTCCTTTGTAGGTGGATTAGAAGCAGGCGAATACGAAGTTGAAATTACAGACCTGAATGGATGTAAAATAGATAGTTCATTTACAATTGAATCCCTCAATCCTGAACTGGGACTTGAATACAGCACAAGCCATGCAGCTTGCGACGGAACACCAATCGGAAGTATCAATCTCAATGCATTTGGTGGAGTAGGGGGCTATAGTTATAGCTGGAATATCGGAGGAGAGGGAAGTATGAGAGAAAATCTGGAAGCAGGTTCTTATATCGTAACTACCCAGGATCAATTGGGTTGTAGCCGCGAGGATACCATACTGGTAGAACAAGCAGGAGATCTCAGTGTCTCTGTGGCACAATTGCAAAAGCCTGCCTGTTCGGAAGACGTCAATGGTTTTATCAGTCTCGACATTGAAGGAGGAAGCGGCACCTATAATATCTTCTGGGATCATGGAGATACTACGCAGAATATCGATCAATTGGGTCCCGGGCTCTATACAGGATATGTACTGGATACAGATGGTTGTAACAAACTCCTTCCGGAAATCCTGCTAGAAGCAGAAACCGCAGATCCGGAAGCCGATTTTGACTACAGCATTTCCGGTTCGACAATCGGATTTACTGAACTCTCCGAGCATGCCACTTCTTATCTCTGGGATTTTGGAGATGGAACCGCGAAAAGTAGCGAGGCAAATCCGGCCCATTTCTACATGAACAATGGGACTTATACCATCACCCTCATCGTCAGCAATACCTGCAGTAGCGATACCATCACCAAAGAAGTATCGATGCAGACCGTAGGATTGGATGAGGAATTTGCAGAGAATATTGAAGTTTATCCCAATCCATTTGAAAACAAGATTCAGATAGATTTTGATGAACCCAGCATAGAAGCTTTTGAGATTCAGGTTCTCAATCTTCAAGGCAAAGTCTTAGAGCAATTGGCCGGTCAAAGGGGCAGCCATCAGCTGGAAGTGGATTTTGGAAGCGATCTTCCCGCAGGCATGTACTTCCTGAGATTGGTAGGAAGCAAAGGACAATCACTTTTCAGAATCATAAAGCAATAG
- the dusB gene encoding tRNA dihydrouridine synthase DusB: MVKIADIEVGEFPFLLAPMEDVSDPPFRVLCKALGADVVYTEFISSEGLIRYADKSIEKLDLYDEERPVGIQIFGNEIESMRRCARIVEHAQPEILDINYGCPVKKVACKGAGAGILRDLDKMESMTREIVNATHLPVTVKTRLGWDDRSIKIVEVALRLQDAGIKALSIHGRTRKQMYKGEADWTMIGEVANHPDIEIPIFGNGDVDSPQKAWEMREKYNVDGIMIGRGSIGNPWIFREIKHYFEHKELLPGPTIQERARVCRKHLEMSVVWKEEALAIREMRRHYTAYFKGIPHFKPLRMQLLSSFDLQEVKDLLTFIETEYSEEEPERSLEKIGLDTKVFDNIRSRAAVNKKWKSPVMG, encoded by the coding sequence ATGGTAAAAATAGCTGATATTGAAGTAGGTGAATTTCCTTTTTTGCTGGCGCCCATGGAGGATGTAAGTGATCCCCCATTCAGGGTATTGTGCAAAGCTCTTGGTGCAGATGTAGTCTATACAGAGTTTATAAGCTCTGAAGGACTCATTCGATATGCAGATAAAAGCATAGAGAAACTGGACCTTTATGATGAGGAAAGACCAGTTGGGATCCAGATCTTTGGAAATGAGATTGAATCGATGCGGCGTTGTGCCCGAATCGTAGAGCATGCCCAGCCCGAGATTCTGGATATCAATTATGGATGTCCGGTGAAAAAGGTTGCTTGCAAAGGAGCGGGAGCGGGGATTTTGAGGGATTTGGACAAAATGGAAAGCATGACCCGCGAGATTGTCAATGCTACTCACCTACCCGTTACGGTTAAGACGCGTTTGGGCTGGGATGACAGGAGCATCAAGATTGTAGAGGTCGCTCTTCGTTTGCAGGATGCCGGGATCAAGGCCTTGAGCATACATGGTCGTACCCGGAAGCAGATGTATAAGGGGGAGGCGGATTGGACCATGATTGGAGAAGTCGCTAATCATCCCGATATTGAAATACCGATCTTCGGAAACGGAGATGTTGATTCCCCCCAAAAAGCCTGGGAGATGAGGGAGAAGTATAATGTCGATGGTATTATGATAGGAAGAGGTTCCATCGGAAATCCCTGGATCTTTCGTGAAATCAAGCACTACTTCGAACACAAAGAATTACTTCCCGGGCCAACTATACAGGAAAGGGCCCGTGTATGCCGTAAGCATCTGGAGATGTCTGTTGTGTGGAAGGAAGAAGCCCTGGCTATTCGTGAAATGCGAAGACATTATACAGCATATTTCAAAGGTATCCCCCACTTCAAGCCTTTGAGGATGCAATTACTCAGTTCTTTTGATCTTCAGGAGGTAAAAGACTTGCTGACATTTATAGAAACTGAGTATAGTGAAGAAGAACCAGAACGTTCTTTAGAAAAAATAGGCCTGGACACGAAGGTATTTGATAATATTCGTTCGCGTGCAGCCGTAAATAAGAAGTGGAAAAGTCCTGTTATGGGATGA
- a CDS encoding CPBP family intramembrane glutamic endopeptidase, with product MKDIYERISELCKSQASFALLFALILYFLSLSLILPVILGLTVGIWGGDIYELQSLLAGNLEAFPGGEYLFRLVQVENQLFTWGFVALLMAALLGKPKEVLKVDKSPEAMDLLLPALMLILIIPLIQLTYIPADSFQLPEFMKDMEESMRLREEQSQKVLMELFSDPGIGILVLNILVFAVVPAFFEEFLFRGIIQQQLAKNLSPHWAIIISAAIFSFIHFQFYGFFGRMILGMVLGYFLYYSGSLWPSILAHFAYNAFSIFLTWLAAARGLMDTDITQDSYQFPTSLLLFSILSVGVLMFLYLRRQRIAQ from the coding sequence ATGAAGGATATTTACGAAAGGATCTCAGAATTATGCAAATCACAGGCCTCATTCGCCCTATTATTTGCATTGATCCTCTACTTTTTGAGTCTTTCACTTATTCTTCCCGTGATTCTTGGACTCACTGTCGGGATTTGGGGAGGTGATATTTATGAGCTTCAATCCCTGCTTGCAGGTAATCTGGAAGCCTTTCCCGGAGGAGAATATCTGTTTCGATTGGTACAAGTAGAAAACCAGCTTTTTACCTGGGGCTTTGTAGCCTTATTGATGGCTGCTTTATTGGGAAAACCGAAAGAGGTACTCAAAGTAGATAAGAGTCCCGAAGCCATGGACCTCCTGCTTCCCGCTTTGATGCTCATTCTCATTATTCCCCTTATCCAATTGACCTATATCCCAGCTGATTCCTTTCAGTTGCCAGAATTTATGAAGGATATGGAGGAAAGTATGCGTTTGCGAGAGGAACAGAGTCAAAAGGTGTTGATGGAACTTTTTTCTGATCCGGGAATCGGAATCCTGGTTTTGAACATCCTGGTTTTTGCAGTAGTTCCGGCTTTTTTCGAAGAATTTCTTTTCCGAGGCATCATACAGCAACAACTCGCTAAAAATTTATCTCCGCATTGGGCCATTATTATCAGCGCAGCGATCTTTAGTTTCATCCATTTCCAGTTTTATGGATTCTTTGGAAGGATGATACTCGGCATGGTGCTTGGCTATTTCCTCTATTATTCGGGGAGTCTTTGGCCCAGTATTCTCGCACATTTTGCCTACAATGCTTTTTCTATATTTCTCACCTGGCTGGCTGCAGCCCGAGGGCTAATGGATACCGATATCACCCAGGATTCCTATCAATTTCCTACGAGTCTGCTGCTTTTTTCCATTTTAAGCGTGGGTGTTCTGATGTTTTTATATCTTCGGAGGCAAAGAATAGCCCAATAA
- a CDS encoding ATP-binding protein, whose translation MSTTANFKVDPRLASLLGENYRSTELAIKELIDNAFDADAEHVWVQLPKPLTNDPIIIRDDGTGMTEQEIRNEYLNIASSRVSRKGERTRLKNRLVKGRKGIGKFAGLMVASRMEIKTCTRGTSTHLTIWRDELVRARHDLEQINLPIKIEACDEKEGGTEIILSGINQNFTFPNPERLRRLLVLEYGRLGDFKVYVDGEMVDIEDIPGKQYEEEISLSDGSSAHLRYTISDGKTALKQSGIAVRVGGKIVGEPRFFGLNEYEDIPPRLLKRVFGEVRADSLETDVTADWGAIIDNSRVLSELGEKVRPILHRSFSEVYNYEVKLSKSRLKKGINSGLEKLPPYRRRFAERALDQVLKKFFGESEARISIVISLLIDSFEKNDYWMVMQQLEETREGKVEEIADAFSEFGMLDVALIAQQSTHRLSLLNDLEKLISNPNTQPDQLLKALSSNLWILGNHYNLVATNSELQSVIDMYISHKFTNGHAKYAPNLLLLQDFNKGFLLLNLKRPDDAIELLDRRQAKEIKADLKVYLPQRDIEVIIIGGALSQGMVEQKASADIKFLSYQGMISDARVQLNWLIGELKKR comes from the coding sequence ATGAGTACAACAGCGAATTTCAAGGTTGATCCCAGACTTGCGTCTTTATTAGGTGAAAATTACCGGTCTACGGAATTGGCGATCAAAGAATTGATTGACAATGCCTTCGATGCAGACGCAGAGCATGTTTGGGTGCAATTGCCTAAGCCGCTTACCAATGATCCTATTATCATCAGGGACGATGGTACCGGCATGACAGAGCAGGAAATTCGCAATGAATACCTCAATATTGCCAGTAGCCGTGTTTCCCGTAAAGGAGAGCGTACCCGCTTGAAAAACCGATTGGTAAAAGGTCGAAAAGGGATCGGCAAGTTTGCCGGCCTGATGGTGGCTTCTCGTATGGAAATTAAAACCTGTACGCGAGGGACATCTACACACCTTACTATATGGAGAGATGAATTGGTCAGGGCTCGGCATGATCTGGAGCAGATCAATCTTCCCATAAAGATTGAAGCTTGTGATGAGAAAGAAGGAGGCACAGAGATCATCCTTAGTGGCATTAACCAAAACTTTACCTTCCCCAATCCGGAAAGGCTTAGAAGGCTTCTCGTTTTAGAATACGGACGCCTGGGAGACTTTAAAGTCTATGTTGATGGAGAGATGGTGGATATAGAAGATATCCCCGGCAAACAATATGAAGAAGAGATTTCACTTTCAGATGGATCTTCGGCTCATTTGCGCTATACCATCTCTGATGGAAAAACTGCCCTCAAACAATCGGGAATTGCTGTGAGAGTTGGAGGAAAGATCGTCGGTGAACCACGATTTTTCGGGCTCAATGAGTATGAAGATATACCTCCTCGCCTATTGAAGAGAGTATTTGGAGAAGTGAGAGCCGATTCATTGGAGACTGATGTTACAGCCGACTGGGGAGCTATTATTGACAATAGTCGAGTATTATCGGAACTAGGAGAAAAGGTCCGGCCCATTTTACACCGATCTTTTAGCGAAGTATATAATTATGAAGTCAAGCTATCAAAATCCCGTTTGAAGAAAGGGATCAATAGTGGGCTTGAAAAGCTGCCTCCCTATAGAAGACGCTTTGCAGAAAGAGCCCTGGACCAGGTGCTCAAGAAGTTCTTTGGGGAGAGTGAGGCAAGGATTTCTATCGTAATCTCTTTACTCATCGATTCTTTCGAGAAGAATGACTATTGGATGGTCATGCAGCAATTGGAAGAAACGAGAGAAGGAAAGGTAGAAGAAATTGCAGATGCTTTCTCTGAATTTGGGATGCTGGACGTGGCATTGATTGCGCAGCAATCTACGCACCGTCTTAGTTTGCTAAATGATCTTGAAAAACTGATTTCCAACCCTAATACCCAGCCCGATCAGCTCTTAAAGGCTTTATCCAGTAATCTCTGGATCCTCGGAAATCATTACAACCTCGTCGCCACCAATAGCGAACTGCAATCGGTGATCGACATGTATATCAGTCATAAGTTTACAAATGGTCATGCCAAGTATGCACCCAATCTATTATTGCTGCAGGACTTCAATAAAGGATTCCTGTTGCTCAATCTCAAAAGACCCGATGACGCCATAGAGTTGTTGGACAGAAGGCAAGCCAAGGAGATCAAAGCTGACCTCAAGGTTTATTTGCCACAAAGAGATATCGAAGTCATCATCATTGGAGGAGCCCTTAGCCAGGGCATGGTGGAGCAAAAAGCTTCCGCCGATATTAAATTTTTATCGTATCAGGGCATGATCAGCGATGCCCGTGTTCAGTTGAACTGGTTGATCGGCGAATTGAAGAAACGTTAG